From the Candidatus Binatia bacterium genome, the window CAACGCTTCGGGTTGGCGGTGCGCAGCCATCCGCTGCGGCGCGAGATCATTGCAGTGGAGGTAGCCAACCTGGTCATCGATCGCCTCGGTATGGGCTTTGTGGCTCGTTTATGTCGCGACACCGGTGCAAAGCCTGCCGAGGTCGTGCGCGCCACCTGCCTCATTGGGGCGGTGTTCCAGTGGGATGGCATTTGGAGTGACCTTGATGCCCTTGGCACTGCGCTTTCGCCCGAAGGGGAGCGGGAGGCGTTGCTACTGATCGAGCGTGGGCTCGGGCGAGCAGTGGCGTGGTACTTGGAAACGCAGCCGCGGGAGGTCTCGGCGGCGGCCATGTACGAGGCCCTACAGCGTGCTACCCATGACCTGTGGGGTGCAATTCCTGAGGCCTTGGAGGGTGAAGTACGTCGTGAGTGGGACGGCGTGGTGGAACGCCTTGCCGGTTTCGGCTTCCCCAGGGAACTTGCGGGACGCATCGCATTGCTTCTGCAAGCGGCCGAGTTGTTGGAAGTGGCGGAAATCGCGGCCGGAATCGAGAAAAGTCCCGCTCAGGTCCTGCATGTTTACTTTGGGCTTGCCGACTTGCTGTCGTTGGCTTGGTTGCGGCGCAGTGTGGAGGAGATGGATAGTGACGACCGCTGGGAGCAGCGGGCCTTGAACGAGGTCGTCCACGATCTCACGACGGCACACCGCAAGTTGACCGAGCGGGTGTTGGCCTGCGGGCAACGCGGGAAGGACCTTGAACAGTGCTTGTTGCACGAGGCGAAGTGGCAAGAGGGGCAACTCGAAGCGCTTCGAGCCTTGGTACGCGACGCTCAGTCAGGGCGGCAGTTAACTTTGGCCCAAGCATTGGTGGTTGCCCGCGAGCTCCTGCGGTTTGCAGAGCGGCCCCAGGGATCGTAGCCGTAGCTTTTGAGAGGCGGATGAACATGGGCGTCGTGGAAGTCTTGTTTCTCGGGGCCGGTGATGCCTTTTGTTCGGGCGGCCAACATCAGGCCGGCTACTTGGTGACCAGTCGCAGGGGCGTGCTCCTGCTCGACTGTGGCGCCACCACCCTTGCGTCCTTGAAGCGCCACGAGGCGAACATTGCCGCAATTGATGACGTGTTCCTTAGTCATTTGCACGGCGATCACTTTGGTGGCCTCCCGTTTCTCTTCTTGGAGTGGATTTACCAGAGCCCTCGCCAGCGGCCATTGAACGTGGTTGGGCCGCCAGGAACGGCCGAGCGCGTTACCACGTTGTTTCGAATGCTCTACCGCGATGTCGGGAGCCGCCCTCTTCCCTTTGAACTGTGCTTCCGCGAGGTGCAACCTGGAGAAGAGGTCACGCTAAGTAGCGGCACGCTCCTGCCGTTCCGCGTGCCGCACCAGCAGGAAGAAGTTTCGTTAGGGGTACAGGTCACTGTCGAGGGAAGACGCGTTGTCTACTCGGGCGACACGGGTTGGACGGACGACCTCATCCACCACTCCAGCGGTGCTGACCTCTTTATTTGCGAGTGTTCGTTTTTCGATACGCTGGTGTCGAATCACTTGGCTTATCGTACGCTGGAGCAGGCGCGAGGGCGCTTTCGTTGCCAGCGATTGGTTCTCACGCACCTCGGACGCGAGGTGCTGGCACGGCGCAACGAGGTGACGCTCGAGTTGGCCTACGACGGTCTCCTTGTGCAAATGTGAGGGCGCGCAGCTGGCAGCCTTGGTTCCAGCCGGGCCTAACCGCGCGCCCATGGAGATTTGCCTTTCGCCACGCTCAAGGTACGCAAGGAAAGTCGGCGGTTGGATTGATGCCGGCTTTTATAAGCCATTCCTTGAGTCGCGGGTCACGCGTGCCACTGGCGATCTCTGCAAGACACCGCAGGTCCGGAAGCGCGCAGTAGGCCAGAGTGTTGAGGTCGGAAGCGAAGTGGCAACCGCCAAACGCGTTACTGAACCCGAGCCCGCCAACAAAAGAGCGCACCTGGTTAAAGTCGAGCAGCGTGCACGGCGTCAGTGGAGTGGTGATTTTCGTCACCCCAGTGGCGACCTTATTGTCGATTGCAGCATCGATGGTAGAGCAGGGAGTTGAGTACGAAGGAGTGCAAGTCCCGGCGCCGTCGATTTCGTTCGCAAGCTCGCACTTGGCGACTTTGCCTCCGCAGGCGTCCAACTTGTTCGGAGCGAATACCGCCAGCGCCTTACCCGCTCCGGTGATCCGCTTGCTGCACGCGAGCACTTTGCTCACCGGTTGCACCGTGGGCGGCGGGGTACCGTCGGGGGTTACATCGATGTTGCCGAACACCGAGGAACCTTGGCCGGTCGTACACCCCCCGCCGCCTGGATCTTTCCAGGTGATGCAGTATTGCAGGTCCTGATCGAACGGACCGAGGGCACTGAAGTCGAGGTATTGCTCGTTTAGCGTGAGCGTTTGGCTGGCGATCAAGTCATTGCAACTGGTTCCGGTACCGACCCGGATGTCCACCTTCCCGTTGTTGGGGTTGGACCCGCAGGCCAGCGCCGACGCATCGAAGTGGAGACGGTTTTGGAGCGGCAGCGTAATCGTGCCGGGGTTGGCCAAAACGCCGGGCGACGCCTGGGTTAACGTGACGGTTGTGTGGCTCGGTCGCGGCAATGCGCCGAAGAATGTTCCTAATGGCTGCGCGTTATCGAACAACGTCCCTACGCGGGGAGCAACGCGGACGATGTCGGTGTCAACGACGTTCTCGATCACGCCGCGGATGCATACGACCAAGTCTTGTAAGTTCGTGCCGCCACAACCGTTGGGATTCCACGTACCGCAAGCTCCGGAGCTGCCGAAGTTCAAACCTCCGGGGGGGTTGGAGCACATGGCGGTGATCCCCATTGGTGTACAGGCGGTGACCACGTCCGTCACAAACTTGTCCTGCGCTTTTTTGAGCCCTTTGCCCACGGTAATGAGTTTAGCGGTGCAAGACGCGATGGCAGTGTCGCGACAGGTCTTCACGTCCTGCTGCTGGAGTTCTTCTAGCAAGGCGCACTTCAGCAACTTGTTGTAGCAAGAGAGAATGAGGTTCCTGCGCGTCTTCGCATACGCTTTTCCCTTGGCTGTAAGCTTCGTGTGGCAAAGGCGCGCGGCCTCCGCCTGCGGCGACAATGCATACGCCCCCGGGGTCGCGACCAGTGCGATTCCGAGAGCAAGTGCAACACTGAGCTTGAGCTGACGCACGGTACACCTCCCACTCACGAACTTCGAGATAATTTTCTTCCTGAGACAGCCGCTGCAGTCAAGATAAAGTGAGTTAGACGGTGCTTCGGCCGTGAATCGCTGAGTTGACGAGCTCGCGTTGTCGTTGAGAGGCGTCGCTCGGGTCAGCGACGAAAGAGGTACAGGATCAAGGTTAGGATGATGCTGATAAGCAGGCTCGTCATGATGGGGAAGTAGATCGTTACATGGTCCGTCTTGTAAAAGATGTCGCCTGGGAGCCGGCCGAGCCACGGTACCTTCCCGGCCAGGGTGAGCACAAGCCCCAAAAGCACGAGCATCACACCAACGAGAATGAAAAATCGACCAAGTTCCGGCACGGTTCCACCTCTGGTCTCGACTACCGCTTCGGTAATTTAGCGAACAGATCCGCTTGGCGTGTGTGCGAGGGTGGGGTGCGGCCTAGGGCTTCGTAAGCGAGGCGTGTCGCCACACGGCCACGCGGGGTGCGAGCCAGGTAGCCCTGTTGGATGAGGAACGGCTCGTACACGTCTTCGATGGTCCCCTGCTCTTCACCGACTGCTGCGGAAAGCGTGCCCAAGCCGACTGGGCCGCCATCGAACTTGTCGATGATCGTGGCGAGCAGGGTGCGATCCATGGCGTCAAAGCCGAACTCGTCAACCCCCAGGAGCCGCAAGGCTTCGTCGGCCACCGTGCCCGTGATCTTGCCGCCGGCCCGCACCTGGGCGAAGTCGCGCACGCGGCGAAGCAAGCGGTTGGCGATGCGCGGCGTACCGCGGGAGCGGCGTGCGATTTCCTCTGCTCCCGATGGATCGATGGGAACGGCGAGAATGTGGGCGGCACGGTAAACGATTTCGCAAAGCTCCTGGGGGGTGTAAAAGTCGAGGCGTAAGCTCACGCCAAAGCGGTCGCGCAGCGGTGAGGTGAGCAAGCCTGCGCGCGTGGTAGCGCCAATGAGCGTGAAGCGTTGCAAGTCGAGGCGGAGGGAGCGCGCGCTCGGCCCCTGTCCGATCAGCACATCGATTTTGTAGTCCTCCATTGCCGGGTACAAAATTTCCTCGACCACTCGACTCAGACGGTGGATCTCGTCGATGAACAACACGTCGCCCGCTTGCAAGTTCGTCAGGATGGCCGCGAGATCTCCGGGGCGTTCGATCACCGGGCCTGAGGTTGTGTGGATGTTCACCCCCATCTCGCGGGCAACAATATGGGCAAGGGAAGTTTTCCCTAACCCCGGGGGCCCCGAAAGCAGCACATGTTCTAGGCTCTCGCCTCGTTGCTTGGCCGCCTCGATCGCGACCCGCAGATTTGCCTTCACCGCCTCTTGGCCAATGTATTCGCTAAGCCGCTGGGGACGCAGGTTGGCCTCGAGGAGCAAGTCATCATCGCCCG encodes:
- a CDS encoding MBL fold metallo-hydrolase, with the protein product MGVVEVLFLGAGDAFCSGGQHQAGYLVTSRRGVLLLDCGATTLASLKRHEANIAAIDDVFLSHLHGDHFGGLPFLFLEWIYQSPRQRPLNVVGPPGTAERVTTLFRMLYRDVGSRPLPFELCFREVQPGEEVTLSSGTLLPFRVPHQQEEVSLGVQVTVEGRRVVYSGDTGWTDDLIHHSSGADLFICECSFFDTLVSNHLAYRTLEQARGRFRCQRLVLTHLGREVLARRNEVTLELAYDGLLVQM
- a CDS encoding DUF2905 domain-containing protein — its product is MPELGRFFILVGVMLVLLGLVLTLAGKVPWLGRLPGDIFYKTDHVTIYFPIMTSLLISIILTLILYLFRR
- the ruvB gene encoding Holliday junction branch migration DNA helicase RuvB, whose amino-acid sequence is MSEFHASARPTVPKDTAPGTRAPVLQATPGDDDLLLEANLRPQRLSEYIGQEAVKANLRVAIEAAKQRGESLEHVLLSGPPGLGKTSLAHIVAREMGVNIHTTSGPVIERPGDLAAILTNLQAGDVLFIDEIHRLSRVVEEILYPAMEDYKIDVLIGQGPSARSLRLDLQRFTLIGATTRAGLLTSPLRDRFGVSLRLDFYTPQELCEIVYRAAHILAVPIDPSGAEEIARRSRGTPRIANRLLRRVRDFAQVRAGGKITGTVADEALRLLGVDEFGFDAMDRTLLATIIDKFDGGPVGLGTLSAAVGEEQGTIEDVYEPFLIQQGYLARTPRGRVATRLAYEALGRTPPSHTRQADLFAKLPKR